A genomic region of Nostoc sp. UHCC 0702 contains the following coding sequences:
- a CDS encoding DUF760 domain-containing protein produces MVFDPNFLNDNSEEHPNQLLNDHFEEHSNPLLKYLQHQSPEVLARVAQSVSPEIKQIISQNVQGLVGMLPPENFNVQITTDRDNLAGLLASAMMTGYFLRQMEQRMHLDQKL; encoded by the coding sequence ATGGTGTTTGATCCTAACTTTTTGAATGACAACTCTGAGGAACACCCTAACCAACTTCTTAACGACCACTTTGAGGAACACTCTAATCCGTTACTCAAATATTTGCAGCATCAGTCTCCTGAAGTTCTAGCTCGCGTCGCTCAGTCCGTCAGCCCCGAAATTAAACAAATCATCTCCCAGAACGTCCAAGGGCTGGTGGGAATGCTTCCCCCGGAAAATTTCAATGTGCAAATTACTACAGATAGGGATAACTTAGCGGGGCTATTAGCATCAGCGATGATGACAGGGTATTTCTTACGTCAGATGGAACAAAGAATGCATTTAGATCAAAAGTTATGA
- the scpB gene encoding SMC-Scp complex subunit ScpB, with the protein MTTVTATKIEAILYLKGKPLSLGEIAEYAACDRATVEEGIIELIDNYARRDSALEVVETPNGYSLQLRPDFHDLVQTLIPVELGLGALRTLAAIALNSPILQSELIELRGSGAYQHVPELVELGFVRKRRDNDSRSYSLQVTSKFHQYFQIEQLPQILSNNQKEQQLELDLTLKEQPEAVAE; encoded by the coding sequence ATGACTACAGTCACAGCGACTAAGATAGAAGCGATTCTCTACTTAAAGGGTAAGCCCTTGTCGCTCGGCGAAATCGCCGAGTATGCCGCGTGCGATCGCGCCACAGTTGAAGAAGGCATAATTGAGCTGATAGACAACTATGCCCGTCGAGATAGCGCCTTAGAAGTTGTAGAAACTCCAAATGGTTACAGTCTGCAACTGCGGCCTGACTTCCATGACTTAGTACAAACGCTAATTCCCGTAGAATTAGGTTTAGGCGCATTGCGTACTTTAGCCGCGATCGCTCTCAATAGCCCCATACTGCAAAGCGAATTGATTGAATTACGCGGTTCAGGAGCATATCAACATGTTCCAGAACTGGTCGAACTCGGTTTTGTACGTAAACGCCGAGATAATGATTCTCGCTCCTACTCGTTACAAGTAACGTCAAAATTTCATCAATATTTCCAAATCGAGCAGCTTCCTCAGATATTGTCCAATAATCAAAAAGAACAACAACTAGAACTAGACCTCACACTCAAAGAACAACCAGAAGCAGTAGCAGAATAA
- a CDS encoding 2-C-methyl-D-erythritol 4-phosphate cytidylyltransferase: MYLLIPAAGIGKRMGSNRNKLLLEVRSQPIIAWTLKAAAAASAIEWIGIISQPTDWPDFKVILADLKLSKPVEFIQGGSTRQESVYNGLQALPPAAEQVLIHDGARCLATPDLLNSCAEVIRQCHGLIAAVPVKDTIKVVDENGIIQSTPDRQRLWAAQTPQGFDVKLLKQCHAEGVRQGWEVTDDAALFEMCGIEVQIVPGEETNLKVTTPQDLAIAEFILSSRGL, translated from the coding sequence GTGTATTTACTAATTCCAGCTGCGGGAATCGGAAAAAGAATGGGGAGTAACCGTAATAAACTCCTACTTGAAGTGCGATCGCAACCAATTATTGCCTGGACTCTGAAAGCGGCGGCGGCGGCTAGTGCAATCGAGTGGATAGGAATTATCTCCCAACCCACCGATTGGCCAGATTTCAAAGTAATTCTCGCTGACCTCAAGCTCAGTAAACCTGTAGAATTCATTCAAGGCGGTTCTACCCGGCAAGAATCAGTTTACAACGGCTTACAAGCGCTGCCACCAGCCGCAGAGCAAGTATTAATTCACGATGGTGCTAGATGTCTGGCGACACCAGATTTACTTAACTCTTGTGCTGAAGTTATTCGCCAATGTCATGGTTTAATTGCTGCCGTGCCTGTGAAAGACACGATCAAAGTTGTAGACGAAAATGGCATAATTCAAAGTACACCCGACCGACAACGACTTTGGGCAGCACAAACCCCCCAAGGATTTGATGTCAAGTTGTTGAAACAGTGTCACGCTGAAGGCGTTCGTCAGGGCTGGGAAGTAACCGACGATGCTGCTTTGTTTGAGATGTGCGGTATCGAAGTGCAAATTGTCCCAGGTGAGGAGACAAATTTAAAAGTGACCACTCCCCAAGATTTAGCGATCGCAGAATTTATCCTCAGCAGTCGAGGCTTGTAA
- a CDS encoding glycosyltransferase family 9 protein, whose amino-acid sequence MRVVALVPGGIGDQILFFPTLDDLKRYYPNAQIDVVVEPRSKAAYRVSKSVNDVLVFDFKDRNSLADWGNLVGSIRDREYDVAIAAGQSWLVGLLLWLTGIPKRIGYQGKGAIFLTDPVTFKPSQYAAAVYHDLLQPLGIKSATPELALNVPKPDIEWGQREQKRLGVNETGYVLIYNGSDQPSLATGENTIYPVNNWQEIIQDFQYKQPDLPVVVVKRTENEQFVRSLLEYSPEIKVTTPDDIGKLAAIIAGANLMLSTDSAPLHLSVAVQTYTIGLFGPTEPAKLLPKNDRFLAIKSSTGSVADISPKTVLEKIWGG is encoded by the coding sequence ATGCGAGTAGTAGCCCTTGTACCTGGCGGGATTGGCGATCAAATCCTGTTTTTTCCAACTTTAGATGACCTGAAGCGCTATTACCCGAACGCTCAGATAGATGTCGTTGTTGAACCCCGGTCAAAGGCTGCCTACCGGGTGAGCAAGTCAGTAAACGATGTACTGGTCTTTGATTTCAAAGACCGTAACAGTTTGGCAGATTGGGGCAACCTGGTAGGCTCAATTCGCGATCGCGAGTACGATGTCGCTATCGCTGCTGGGCAAAGCTGGCTGGTGGGTCTTTTGCTCTGGTTAACGGGAATTCCCAAACGCATTGGCTATCAGGGTAAAGGAGCCATTTTTCTCACCGATCCGGTCACGTTTAAACCGTCTCAGTATGCGGCAGCAGTTTACCACGACTTGCTGCAACCATTAGGTATTAAGTCTGCTACCCCGGAGTTAGCACTGAATGTCCCCAAACCAGATATTGAGTGGGGGCAAAGGGAACAAAAACGTTTAGGGGTGAATGAAACAGGGTATGTTCTAATTTATAACGGTTCTGACCAACCATCTTTGGCTACAGGTGAAAATACAATCTATCCTGTGAATAATTGGCAGGAAATTATTCAAGACTTTCAATACAAGCAACCAGATTTGCCTGTGGTGGTCGTTAAAAGAACTGAAAATGAGCAGTTTGTGCGATCGCTGTTAGAGTATTCTCCAGAAATCAAAGTGACTACCCCAGATGATATCGGTAAATTGGCTGCCATCATCGCCGGAGCGAATTTGATGTTATCTACAGACAGCGCACCACTACACCTGAGTGTGGCAGTGCAAACCTATACCATTGGATTATTTGGCCCCACGGAACCAGCAAAGTTGTTACCCAAAAACGATAGATTCCTTGCCATTAAATCCTCCACTGGTAGCGTGGCTGATATTTCGCCCAAAACTGTCTTAGAGAAAATCTGGGGTGGCTAA
- a CDS encoding transcriptional repressor, producing the protein MQKQAISTKPIRSLEDALERCQILGMRVSRQRRFILELLWQANEHLSAREIYDRLNHQGKDIGHTSVYQNLEALSSQGIIECIEHCDGRLYGNISDSHSHVNCIDTNQILDVHIELPEEFIRQVEQQTGVRITEYSINFYGYRNLQEKV; encoded by the coding sequence ATGCAAAAACAAGCAATATCTACAAAACCAATTCGTTCGTTAGAAGATGCGCTTGAGCGGTGTCAGATACTGGGTATGCGTGTTAGCCGCCAGCGTCGCTTTATTTTAGAACTGCTGTGGCAAGCAAATGAACATCTTTCTGCTAGAGAGATTTACGATCGCCTCAACCACCAAGGTAAAGACATTGGTCATACTTCTGTTTATCAAAACCTAGAAGCCTTATCAAGTCAAGGCATAATCGAGTGTATTGAACACTGTGACGGGCGTTTATACGGCAATATCAGTGATTCTCACAGCCATGTTAACTGTATTGATACCAATCAAATTCTGGATGTGCATATAGAATTGCCAGAAGAATTTATCCGTCAAGTTGAACAACAAACAGGAGTGCGGATTACTGAATACAGTATTAATTTTTATGGATATCGCAATCTGCAAGAAAAAGTATAA
- a CDS encoding CRR6 family NdhI maturation factor, translating to MTITIAINTDSINNLDLSPALTIIEQLLQEGVASHEQQVQFDIDYPLEPGDPRELSEIPELRLWFVRLDAKYPWLPFLLDWKKELARYTAMLVPHQFSSKEGIQYNPEALEIFLMHKIFVLGDWLKQQNIPWQSRLKSMSQMLGYELDDALFEIF from the coding sequence ATGACAATCACGATCGCAATCAATACTGACTCCATTAACAATCTGGATCTGTCGCCTGCATTAACGATAATTGAGCAACTGCTGCAAGAGGGAGTCGCTTCCCATGAACAGCAGGTACAGTTTGATATTGACTATCCGCTAGAACCTGGCGATCCGCGAGAACTTTCAGAAATTCCAGAGTTGCGGCTGTGGTTCGTCCGTTTGGATGCCAAATATCCCTGGTTGCCATTTTTACTAGATTGGAAAAAGGAATTAGCTCGTTATACTGCCATGCTAGTACCACACCAATTCAGTTCTAAAGAAGGTATTCAGTACAATCCTGAAGCTTTAGAAATTTTTTTGATGCACAAAATTTTTGTTTTGGGTGATTGGTTAAAACAGCAAAATATTCCGTGGCAATCGCGGCTGAAATCTATGTCGCAAATGCTGGGATATGAATTAGATGATGCTCTGTTTGAGATATTTTAA
- a CDS encoding trypsin-like peptidase domain-containing protein: MKLSLKQLAIYLSILAIGGGAGLLSSRYLLPQNRSFQQLKNVTVALPPESVVPNSVSGINGSTGGDNVNFIATAVQKVGPAVVRINATRKVPNPISDALKNPFFRRFFGEDEQPIPQERIERGTGSGFILSENGELLTNAHVVADTDTVQVTLKDGRTFEGKVVGVDAITDVAVVKIPENKLPTVKLGNSQNLIPGQWAIAIGNPLGLDNTVTIGIISATDRTSAQVGVPDKRVSFIQTDAAINPGNSGGPLLNAQGEVIGVNTAIRADAQGLGFAIPIETAARVANDLFTKGRAEHPFLGIEMADLSPTKKQQINQENKLNIQQDTGVVIKGVMENSPATKAGLLPGDLIQKINGKPVKIAAQVQKLVESSSVGDILTIEVNRNGKIQTFKVESGTYPSK, from the coding sequence ATGAAATTATCCTTAAAGCAACTGGCTATTTATCTATCTATACTGGCGATCGGTGGCGGTGCAGGTTTGTTAAGTAGTCGCTATCTATTGCCACAAAATCGCTCGTTTCAACAGTTAAAAAATGTCACAGTGGCTTTGCCTCCAGAATCAGTAGTACCTAATTCTGTAAGTGGAATCAATGGGTCTACTGGAGGCGATAATGTGAATTTTATTGCCACGGCTGTACAAAAGGTCGGCCCGGCGGTGGTACGAATTAATGCTACCCGCAAAGTTCCCAATCCCATCTCTGATGCTTTGAAAAATCCCTTCTTCCGCCGATTTTTTGGGGAGGATGAGCAACCAATTCCCCAAGAGAGGATTGAACGTGGTACAGGTTCAGGATTTATTTTGAGTGAAAATGGAGAATTGCTGACTAATGCTCATGTGGTCGCTGATACAGATACAGTACAAGTGACCCTCAAAGATGGTCGGACTTTTGAGGGGAAGGTGGTGGGAGTTGATGCCATCACAGATGTGGCAGTAGTAAAAATTCCCGAAAATAAATTGCCCACTGTAAAGCTGGGCAATTCCCAAAATTTGATTCCTGGACAGTGGGCGATCGCAATTGGCAATCCTTTGGGTTTAGATAATACTGTCACCATCGGCATCATCAGCGCAACAGACCGCACCAGCGCTCAAGTTGGTGTCCCAGATAAGCGAGTCAGTTTTATCCAAACCGATGCGGCAATTAACCCAGGTAACTCCGGTGGCCCTTTGTTAAATGCCCAAGGTGAAGTTATTGGTGTTAACACTGCTATCCGTGCTGATGCTCAAGGACTCGGTTTTGCCATTCCTATTGAAACTGCTGCCCGCGTTGCTAATGATCTGTTTACCAAAGGGCGTGCAGAACATCCTTTTTTGGGAATCGAAATGGCAGATTTATCTCCCACTAAAAAACAGCAGATAAATCAAGAAAACAAGCTTAACATTCAACAGGACACGGGCGTTGTCATTAAAGGAGTCATGGAAAATTCGCCAGCAACAAAGGCAGGACTGCTTCCTGGAGACTTAATTCAAAAAATTAACGGTAAGCCAGTTAAAATAGCAGCCCAAGTGCAAAAGCTGGTAGAGTCCAGTTCAGTTGGCGATATCTTGACAATCGAAGTTAATCGCAACGGGAAAATTCAGACTTTCAAAGTGGAGTCAGGAACTTATCCCAGCAAATAG
- a CDS encoding pentapeptide repeat-containing protein, with amino-acid sequence MNLNIRHWLAERHIQIKQIREFSSGQLAGIAYRIVQDMEVKSLMPFDICTLVEVLELSSGAVWQEISVIAVLSEHLLRSLSQKKALKRNEGTWLAFQIAYLQALQQVLDQEESLQRPWLNRAMIPAQLKIAKEGVGKLLLQDAKLQGLLKTLSPGKLTDTQAEQALSLMADSLLVQQMNNATVAWFVANGAEELEAKLLTQRLSHALPGYLLTVIAQNAPPLAQLQKFVRLGAASDMQNSVSGVLATSSSSLVGDKIDLHRENYRASLLQSLSTPLLMESFALKDIYVNLTGLPVEESSSKPDPKIASPINLKAWAQQQLADLETIAVIESESGYGKTSFCQIWAAQVAQELYPNWMPIIIRLRDIKYGKTLGETLNSGFLVNSHTHLSTWLEQQHPRCLLLLDGLDELPASRQSKKAKANFIQQLLKFQSEGRHKIILTSRTAILPEIAPDILLQFKRISIQPLDVEELKQWFQQWAKVLSLPIAQNYFTFLKQTGLFASKSQSPELSALVHQPLMLYLLGVLHRDGLIDDLVLQLTTNSPKNTSAVLVWEIHHRLSQWLLGYPLTGKITTMLLRSGAAHIHRTPEAIANLLNGRHPQDLLDVMQQIALKILHSDRHQVILPEEFNPNTLPAFYFRTFSTPDSRLKTEFSHPKLGEYLCAEAIAAQLQSLTECQEDAYGTLSFILDSPSSVAQHLYNLLGFGILTPEIEELAIETLRHQQNSNFSLEVLLQRLESFWRAYCQGRWLDEGIVHKALTNFHTLQNPVNVEQINANVGVNIFLLLSACHRETKVIFCPCGNPANMAEFYPEALLVLLGKAAVLSNNSFIKRICSQSLAGINLSKAFLSQVMLAGANLEQTNLSDAVLTGANLAGANLNGANLIGANLAGANLTGVDLQTVNLTNACLVDAILSETNRETAALNGALFSLEQFQMLKNILLQQSLLNVNISTANTDIWFKNTSNMQLIESLEGEPISPIDLYDDASEDETVFGVNPGDYDHE; translated from the coding sequence GGCGTTTCAAATTGCCTATCTCCAAGCTCTACAACAAGTTTTAGACCAAGAAGAAAGCCTACAAAGACCTTGGCTAAACCGGGCGATGATACCCGCCCAACTCAAAATAGCCAAAGAGGGAGTCGGCAAACTTCTTCTCCAGGATGCCAAACTGCAAGGCTTATTGAAAACGCTCAGCCCTGGTAAATTGACTGACACTCAAGCTGAACAAGCACTTAGTTTAATGGCAGACTCATTACTAGTGCAACAGATGAACAACGCCACTGTAGCTTGGTTTGTCGCCAACGGTGCAGAAGAATTAGAAGCTAAACTGTTAACTCAGCGCTTGTCACATGCCCTTCCTGGATACCTACTAACAGTTATTGCCCAAAATGCCCCACCTTTAGCCCAACTACAAAAATTTGTCCGCTTAGGTGCCGCTAGCGATATGCAAAATTCTGTTTCTGGGGTGTTAGCAACATCCTCCAGTTCTTTGGTAGGTGACAAAATTGATTTGCACCGAGAAAATTACCGAGCAAGTTTGCTGCAAAGCCTTAGTACACCCTTGCTGATGGAATCCTTTGCTCTTAAGGATATTTATGTTAACCTTACAGGTTTGCCAGTAGAGGAAAGTAGTTCAAAGCCAGATCCAAAGATTGCTTCACCAATTAACTTAAAAGCATGGGCACAGCAACAACTAGCTGATTTAGAAACTATTGCCGTCATTGAATCGGAATCTGGTTACGGTAAGACGAGTTTCTGTCAAATTTGGGCAGCACAAGTGGCACAGGAACTTTATCCTAACTGGATGCCCATAATCATTAGACTGCGTGATATAAAGTACGGCAAGACTTTAGGAGAAACTCTCAATTCTGGTTTTCTGGTTAATTCTCACACTCACCTTAGCACTTGGTTGGAACAACAGCATCCCCGCTGTCTGTTACTGCTTGATGGTTTAGATGAGTTGCCCGCTTCTCGACAGAGTAAAAAAGCAAAAGCAAATTTTATTCAGCAGTTATTAAAATTTCAATCTGAGGGACGACATAAAATAATTTTGACAAGTCGAACAGCGATTTTGCCAGAAATCGCCCCGGATATACTGCTACAATTCAAACGAATTTCTATCCAGCCGTTGGATGTGGAAGAACTTAAACAATGGTTTCAACAATGGGCAAAAGTGCTATCTTTACCTATTGCTCAAAACTACTTTACTTTCTTAAAGCAGACGGGGTTATTTGCTAGCAAATCTCAGTCACCAGAACTCTCTGCCCTTGTCCACCAACCTTTAATGCTGTATTTGTTAGGCGTTTTGCACCGTGATGGACTCATTGATGATTTGGTCTTGCAGTTAACCACTAACAGTCCTAAAAATACCAGCGCTGTCTTAGTATGGGAAATTCACCACCGCCTCAGCCAATGGTTATTGGGCTATCCGCTAACTGGCAAAATCACAACAATGCTATTGCGGTCAGGAGCAGCTCATATCCACCGTACACCAGAAGCGATCGCTAATCTACTTAATGGTCGCCATCCCCAAGATTTACTTGATGTGATGCAACAAATCGCCCTCAAAATTTTACACAGCGATCGCCATCAAGTTATCCTACCTGAAGAATTTAATCCAAATACCCTACCAGCTTTTTATTTCAGAACTTTCTCCACTCCCGACTCCCGACTCAAAACTGAATTCTCCCACCCCAAATTAGGAGAATACTTGTGTGCTGAAGCTATTGCTGCTCAATTGCAAAGCTTGACTGAATGCCAAGAGGATGCTTATGGAACGCTTAGTTTTATTCTTGATTCTCCCTCTAGCGTTGCCCAGCACCTCTACAATTTACTCGGTTTTGGCATTCTCACTCCAGAAATTGAAGAATTAGCAATTGAAACTTTACGGCATCAGCAAAATAGCAATTTTTCTTTAGAAGTTTTATTGCAACGTCTTGAGTCTTTCTGGCGTGCTTATTGTCAAGGTCGCTGGTTAGATGAAGGCATAGTACACAAAGCCTTAACTAATTTTCACACATTGCAAAATCCGGTGAATGTAGAGCAAATCAACGCCAATGTGGGAGTAAATATATTTTTATTACTGAGTGCTTGTCACCGTGAAACAAAAGTCATCTTTTGCCCTTGCGGGAATCCAGCCAATATGGCAGAGTTCTATCCAGAAGCACTGCTGGTATTGCTTGGTAAAGCAGCAGTTTTATCTAATAACAGTTTCATCAAGCGAATATGCTCCCAATCCCTGGCTGGAATCAACCTCTCAAAAGCATTTTTATCGCAAGTAATGTTAGCTGGGGCAAATCTTGAACAGACCAATTTATCTGATGCTGTGTTAACTGGGGCGAATTTAGCAGGCGCTAACCTCAATGGTGCTAACCTCATCGGTGCTAACCTCGCTGGCGCTAACCTCACCGGAGTGGATCTTCAAACTGTTAATCTGACTAATGCCTGCTTAGTTGATGCCATTCTTTCTGAGACTAACAGAGAAACTGCCGCCCTCAATGGTGCTTTGTTCTCCCTAGAGCAGTTTCAAATGCTGAAAAATATACTTCTACAGCAATCTCTTCTCAATGTCAATATTTCTACAGCCAACACAGATATTTGGTTTAAAAATACTTCTAATATGCAGCTAATTGAAAGCTTGGAAGGAGAACCTATTTCGCCAATAGATTTATATGATGATGCTTCCGAGGATGAAACAGTTTTTGGTGTTAATCCTGGTGATTATGATCATGAGTAG